The Rathayibacter caricis DSM 15933 genomic sequence TCGTGCAGCCGCCGCCAGATCAGCGCGAGTCCGGGGATCAGCGTCACCAGGGCGATCAGGATCGACAGCCCGGTGACCCACGGCGTCGCGAAGTCCGTCCCCGTCGAGAAGGGCGACGTCGTGAACGTGTAGCGCGACAGCGACCCGTCGGCCCACCGCAGCAGGAGGTTCACGATCAGGGTGGCGAGGATGATCCACCAGTACTCCGCTCGGCTCGCGCGCCCGCTGAACGTCGCGTACTTGCGGAAGAAGCGGGTGATCGCCTCACCGGCGGGCGCTCCCGGGTAGGGCAGATGCAGCGGAGGAGTCGGCGCGGTCCGGCTCATGCGGGAAGTCCGGCGTCGGCAGTCGTCTGGGCCATCCTCCGACGCTACGCCGCGGAACGCCGCGCGCCCTCCCTCGCGAGGGGGAGCGGACGTGCTCGGCAGCGGATCGACTCCGCTCGTACTCGGCGGAGTGCTCGAGTGGACGCGGGACGGGGTGCGACGACCTGCCAGGGCCCGGTTCGCGTCGACTCGTGCGCCGGGCGACAGACGAGAGGACGTAAGACGGGGTGCGTTGACCAGCGAGGGCCCGGTCCGCGTCCAGTCGTGCGCCATGCCCCTTGCGAGTGGACGCGGAACGGGTTCAGGCGTCGACTTACGCGCTCACGCGCTCACGCGCTCCGCCCGACCCTGCACCGGAGCCGCGGCCCGGCCCGCGCGCCACTCCACCAGCAGGCTCACCACGAGCCCGAGGGCCACGATGCCGAGGGCGAACCAGGGCAGCGTGCCGAGGCCGCTGCCGTCGATGACCAGGCCGCCCACGATCGCTCCGCCGCCGATGCCGATGTTGAACGCCGTCGTCTGCAGGGCGGCGGCGAGGCTGCGCAGCTGGAAGGAGGCGGTCCGCAGCATCCGCGTCTGCAGCATCGCAGGGATGCCTCCGAACGCGATGTTCCAGACGACCGCCGCGACGACCACGAGCGCCGGCACTCCGGAGCCCGCCGCGAACGACAGCCCCGCGAGAGCCGCGAGGACCGCGAGGGCGGCCACCACGAATCCGGAGCGGGGGAACCGGTCGGTCGCGAAGCCCGCGAGCACGAGGCCCACGGCTCCCGCACCGCCGAAGGCGAACAGCACGAGCGGGATCGTGTCGGGCGCGAACTGCGCCTCCTCCAGCCACGGCGTGATGTAGGTCGAGAGCGTGTTCTGGCCGATCAGCACCAGCAGGATCACGAGGCAGACGCCGAGGATCCGGGGCAGCGACCGGTCCTTGCGCGCGGGGAGGCGGATCTCGCCGGTGCGCACCGGGACGATGTGCTCGACCGCGGGGAGGTAGCGGATGACGACGAGCGCGAGGATCAGGACGATGCCGCCGAGGATCGCGAAGGTCGGCCGCCAGCCGAACGCGTGACCGAGC encodes the following:
- a CDS encoding MFS transporter, translated to MTDVKTPVFPWIGLLTLAGAIFVSVTSEFLPTGLIPDMSRDLGVSIPLTGQLVTIFAATVVVATTPLTLVTQRFSRKSLVLVALGTIAVANVLAALAPTFELLVGARILGGLAHGLFWAVVAAYSAHLVAPEHLGRATAITAGGGSAAFVLGVPVGTALGHAFGWRPTFAILGGIVLILALVVIRYLPAVEHIVPVRTGEIRLPARKDRSLPRILGVCLVILLVLIGQNTLSTYITPWLEEAQFAPDTIPLVLFAFGGAGAVGLVLAGFATDRFPRSGFVVAALAVLAALAGLSFAAGSGVPALVVVAAVVWNIAFGGIPAMLQTRMLRTASFQLRSLAAALQTTAFNIGIGGGAIVGGLVIDGSGLGTLPWFALGIVALGLVVSLLVEWRAGRAAAPVQGRAERVSA
- a CDS encoding DUF805 domain-containing protein, which gives rise to MSRTAPTPPLHLPYPGAPAGEAITRFFRKYATFSGRASRAEYWWIILATLIVNLLLRWADGSLSRYTFTTSPFSTGTDFATPWVTGLSILIALVTLIPGLALIWRRLHDVGRSGTWFLIILIPIAGWVVLMIWFLMPGRAEGERFDTPPVE